Proteins from a single region of Haloplanus sp. GDY1:
- a CDS encoding DUF7124 domain-containing protein: MDSGGTMTLAFELEAMKALADPNAVFDDARQWTEYVGVLSDQPTYVVTNFTRKRRIRQDFFSGPRGVRESLDNVADQFDTDRHVFIGTTDEDRTAAEEMGWEYLDVEEAAEFAEWELGDEVEEDPFEGETRDDWP, encoded by the coding sequence ATGGACAGCGGCGGGACGATGACGCTCGCGTTCGAACTCGAGGCGATGAAGGCCCTCGCCGACCCGAACGCGGTGTTCGACGACGCCCGGCAGTGGACCGAATACGTCGGCGTCCTCAGCGACCAGCCGACCTACGTCGTCACCAACTTCACGCGCAAGCGACGCATCCGGCAGGACTTCTTCTCGGGGCCTCGGGGCGTCCGCGAGAGCCTCGACAACGTTGCCGACCAGTTCGACACCGACCGGCACGTCTTCATCGGCACGACCGACGAGGACCGGACCGCCGCCGAGGAGATGGGCTGGGAGTACCTCGACGTCGAGGAGGCGGCGGAGTTCGCCGAGTGGGAACTGGGCGACGAGGTCGAAGAGGACCCCTTCGAGGGCGAGACGCGGGACGACTGGCCGTAG
- a CDS encoding NAD(P)(+) transhydrogenase (Re/Si-specific) subunit beta: MAAILPLPEAALAAVYLVASVLFIQGLRDMTHPRTAPRGNLISAGGMALAVGVTVLNTDILSPILLFAALLVGTAIGGWLAATVETTEMPQLVGLFNGFGGGASALVAGAELTGMFTEGSFAVGVTATAALAGIIGSVTFWGSMVAAGKLHGVINDSAVRYDGEQVVKGVFLLVAVLAGIQLVVRPNLFGPMPGWVPSYWVLVAAASVLGVLLVIPIGGADMPVVIALLNSYSGLAAATTGFVLGNSVLIVAGTLVGASGLILTVIMCESMNRSLANVFFGGIGESGGDGEEMEDIYEGNITTTSTEEVEMTLDVAQRVVIVPGYGMAVAQAQHAVAELAELLDENDVDVEFGIHPVAGRMPGHMNVLLAEADVPYEKLRDLEEINPTFSQTDVVIVIGANDVVNPSANTADSGPIAGMPVLNVGEARTVIVNKRSLSPGFSGVPNPLFAQDNTNMLFGDAKESMQELVNVYKENH; encoded by the coding sequence GTGGCCGCCATCCTGCCGCTCCCGGAGGCGGCGCTCGCCGCCGTCTACCTCGTCGCCAGCGTGCTGTTCATCCAGGGGTTGCGCGACATGACGCACCCGCGGACGGCGCCGCGGGGGAACCTCATCTCCGCCGGCGGCATGGCCCTCGCCGTCGGGGTGACGGTTCTCAACACCGACATCCTCTCGCCGATCCTGCTGTTCGCGGCGCTGCTCGTCGGCACGGCCATCGGCGGGTGGCTGGCGGCCACGGTGGAGACGACGGAGATGCCCCAGCTCGTCGGGCTGTTCAACGGGTTCGGCGGCGGCGCCTCGGCGCTCGTCGCCGGCGCGGAGCTGACCGGGATGTTCACCGAGGGGAGCTTCGCCGTCGGCGTGACGGCGACGGCCGCGCTCGCGGGCATCATCGGCTCGGTCACGTTCTGGGGGAGCATGGTCGCAGCCGGCAAGCTCCACGGCGTGATCAACGACTCGGCGGTCCGGTACGACGGCGAACAGGTCGTCAAGGGCGTCTTCCTGCTCGTCGCCGTCCTCGCCGGCATCCAGCTCGTCGTCAGGCCGAACCTGTTCGGGCCGATGCCCGGGTGGGTGCCCTCCTACTGGGTGCTGGTCGCCGCCGCGTCGGTCCTCGGCGTCCTCCTGGTGATCCCCATCGGCGGCGCGGACATGCCGGTGGTCATCGCGCTGCTGAACTCCTACTCCGGGCTGGCGGCCGCCACGACGGGGTTCGTCCTCGGCAACTCCGTGCTGATCGTCGCCGGGACGCTCGTCGGCGCCTCGGGACTGATCCTCACGGTCATCATGTGCGAGTCGATGAACCGCTCGCTGGCGAACGTCTTCTTCGGCGGCATCGGCGAGAGCGGCGGGGACGGCGAGGAGATGGAGGACATCTACGAGGGGAACATCACCACCACCTCCACGGAGGAAGTGGAGATGACCCTCGACGTCGCCCAGCGGGTCGTGATCGTGCCGGGCTACGGGATGGCCGTCGCGCAGGCCCAACACGCCGTCGCGGAACTCGCCGAACTGCTCGACGAGAACGACGTCGACGTGGAGTTCGGCATCCACCCCGTCGCCGGCCGGATGCCCGGGCACATGAACGTCCTGCTGGCGGAGGCCGACGTGCCCTACGAGAAGCTCCGCGACCTCGAGGAGATCAACCCGACGTTCTCCCAGACGGACGTGGTGATCGTCATCGGCGCCAACGACGTCGTGAACCCCTCCGCGAACACCGCTGACTCGGGCCCCATCGCCGGCATGCCCGTCCTCAACGTCGGGGAGGCACGGACGGTCATCGTCAACAAGCGGAGTCTCAGCCCCGGCTTCTCCGGGGTCCCCAACCCGCTGTTCGCCCAGGACAACACGAACATGCTGTTCGGGGACGCCAAGGAGTCGATGCAGGAACTGGTGAACGTCTACAAGGAGAACCACTGA
- a CDS encoding NAD(P) transhydrogenase subunit alpha, producing MTDATTVVLATDGAAAFVRNLTLFVLAAFVGYEIITKIPTNLHTPLMSGANAISGITLIGSVVVAGSGERTIASILGFLAVVMATVNVVGGYLVTNSMLEQFRSGGGD from the coding sequence ATGACCGACGCCACGACGGTCGTCCTCGCGACGGACGGCGCCGCGGCGTTCGTCCGGAACCTGACGCTGTTCGTCCTCGCGGCGTTCGTGGGCTACGAGATCATCACGAAGATCCCGACCAACCTCCACACGCCGCTGATGTCGGGCGCCAACGCCATCTCGGGGATCACGCTCATCGGGTCGGTCGTCGTGGCCGGGTCGGGCGAGCGGACGATCGCGTCGATCCTGGGCTTCCTGGCGGTGGTCATGGCCACGGTCAACGTCGTCGGCGGCTATCTCGTGACCAACAGCATGCTGGAGCAGTTCCGCAGCGGAGGGGGTGACTGA
- a CDS encoding Re/Si-specific NAD(P)(+) transhydrogenase subunit alpha, translating into MIVGVPTETAAAERRVAITPPVAEKLIDRGLDVCVASGAGLGSDWTDDDYRAVGCEVVDGRDAVFERADVICQVRGLAANEDEPMDPYREGQIVVGTLGPYDLADESYEELADRRVSAFALELMPRISRAQSMDVLSSMASIGGYKAVLVAAEQLPQLFPLEMTAAGTVRPADVFVIGAGVAGLKAIATAERLGASVKGYDIRLEVKQEVESLGADFVELDLETEGSGDDEGYAIEMGEEFYEQQRKELGRVVPESDVVITTAAIPGAPAPELVSTEMIEGMDAGSVVVDLSAPTGGNCEPTVAGETIEHDGVTVFGPTNLPSTVSHTASQLFANNLNNFLNLLVEDGEVDVDLDDEVIDSTLLTHDGEIRRPHEDDDDEETNDEAADEPTEDEADA; encoded by the coding sequence ATGATCGTCGGCGTACCGACGGAGACGGCCGCAGCGGAGCGGCGCGTCGCGATCACGCCGCCGGTGGCGGAGAAACTGATCGACCGCGGGCTGGACGTGTGCGTCGCGAGCGGGGCGGGGCTCGGCTCCGACTGGACGGACGACGACTACCGGGCGGTCGGCTGCGAGGTGGTCGACGGGCGGGACGCGGTGTTCGAGCGGGCCGACGTGATCTGTCAGGTTCGGGGACTCGCCGCGAACGAGGACGAGCCGATGGACCCCTACCGGGAGGGACAGATCGTCGTCGGGACGCTCGGGCCCTACGACCTCGCGGACGAGTCGTACGAGGAACTCGCCGACCGGCGGGTGAGCGCCTTCGCGCTGGAGCTGATGCCCCGGATCAGCCGCGCCCAGAGCATGGACGTGCTGTCCTCGATGGCGAGCATCGGCGGCTACAAGGCGGTGCTGGTCGCCGCCGAGCAGCTCCCGCAGCTCTTCCCGCTGGAGATGACGGCCGCGGGGACGGTGCGCCCGGCGGACGTGTTCGTCATCGGCGCGGGGGTCGCGGGGCTGAAGGCCATCGCGACGGCGGAGCGACTCGGCGCCTCGGTGAAGGGTTACGACATCCGGCTGGAGGTGAAACAGGAGGTCGAGAGCCTCGGCGCGGACTTCGTGGAACTCGACCTCGAAACCGAGGGCTCGGGCGACGACGAGGGGTACGCAATCGAGATGGGCGAGGAGTTCTACGAACAGCAACGCAAGGAACTGGGACGGGTCGTCCCGGAGTCGGACGTAGTGATCACCACCGCGGCCATCCCCGGGGCGCCCGCGCCGGAACTCGTCTCGACCGAGATGATCGAGGGGATGGACGCGGGGTCGGTCGTCGTCGACCTGTCGGCGCCGACGGGCGGCAACTGCGAACCCACGGTGGCCGGGGAGACGATCGAACACGACGGCGTGACGGTGTTCGGGCCGACGAACCTCCCCTCGACCGTCTCTCACACGGCCAGCCAGCTGTTCGCCAACAACCTGAACAACTTCCTGAACCTGCTCGTCGAGGACGGCGAGGTCGACGTCGACCTCGACGACGAGGTGATCGACTCGACGCTACTCACACACGATGGAGAGATACGACGACCGCACGAGGACGACGACGACGAGGAGACGAACGACGAAGCGGCGGACGAACCCACGGAGGACGAGGCCGATGCGTGA
- a CDS encoding NAD(P)/FAD-dependent oxidoreductase, with product MTKSYVIIGDGIAGSSAAETLRDEAPDAEITVITDEGEALYNRILIKEFAKGKLPEMPISIHEPSWYEDRDIDLRLDTLVTNIDPDGHRLRTHEDEIIEYDKLLVATGGTPTQLPVENSDAEGIHHFWTFQDARAIRDHAEAADTGIVVGAGLLGIDLAAICGEQDIEAHYLMRGDCWWRYALSVEGAEILHEAMRERGVEPVFQSGVDHFETDDDGHVTAAIDPNGDRYEGDFVGIAIGLTFNTELLQGTGVECDDGILVDEYMRTNVEDIYAAGDITRYHDTILGERAQNGSWDSAKSQGTTAAKNMLDPGSEPFRFVSSYSITHFDFPFLSFGHPTIGDDECERKYSDTEWRRLAFKDGKIVGGVLIGDLSPQSAYKRLMEEERVVADQKEALLQKSVDLDDLAPRQEQ from the coding sequence ATGACCAAGTCGTATGTGATCATCGGCGATGGAATCGCGGGGAGTTCGGCCGCCGAAACGCTCCGCGACGAGGCGCCGGACGCCGAGATCACCGTCATCACCGACGAGGGCGAGGCCCTCTACAACCGAATTCTCATCAAGGAGTTCGCCAAGGGGAAACTGCCCGAGATGCCCATCTCGATCCACGAGCCGTCGTGGTACGAGGACCGGGACATCGACCTCCGCCTCGACACGCTGGTCACGAACATCGACCCCGACGGTCATCGACTGCGAACCCACGAGGACGAGATCATCGAGTACGACAAACTCCTCGTCGCCACGGGCGGGACGCCGACGCAACTGCCCGTCGAGAACAGCGACGCGGAAGGCATCCATCACTTCTGGACGTTCCAGGACGCCCGGGCGATCAGGGACCACGCCGAGGCGGCCGACACCGGCATCGTCGTCGGCGCGGGGCTGCTCGGCATCGACCTGGCGGCCATCTGTGGCGAACAGGACATCGAGGCACACTACCTCATGCGCGGCGACTGCTGGTGGCGCTACGCGCTCTCCGTAGAGGGGGCGGAGATCCTCCACGAGGCCATGCGCGAGCGCGGCGTAGAGCCGGTGTTCCAGAGCGGCGTCGACCACTTCGAGACCGACGACGACGGCCACGTGACGGCGGCGATCGACCCCAACGGCGACCGCTACGAGGGCGACTTCGTCGGCATCGCCATCGGGCTGACCTTCAACACCGAACTCCTGCAGGGGACGGGCGTCGAATGCGACGACGGCATCCTGGTCGACGAGTACATGCGGACGAACGTCGAGGACATCTACGCCGCGGGCGACATCACCCGGTATCACGACACCATCCTCGGCGAGCGCGCACAGAACGGCTCGTGGGACAGCGCCAAGTCCCAGGGCACGACCGCCGCGAAGAACATGCTCGATCCGGGCTCCGAACCGTTCCGCTTCGTCTCCTCGTACTCCATCACGCATTTCGATTTCCCCTTCCTCTCCTTCGGCCACCCCACCATCGGCGACGACGAGTGCGAGCGCAAGTACTCCGACACGGAGTGGCGCCGACTGGCGTTCAAGGACGGCAAGATCGTCGGCGGCGTCCTCATCGGGGACCTCTCGCCCCAGAGCGCCTACAAGCGACTGATGGAGGAGGAGCGCGTCGTCGCGGACCAGAAGGAGGCCCTCCTCCAGAAGTCCGTGGACCTCGACGACCTCGCCCCGAGACAGGAACAGTAA
- a CDS encoding DUF6149 family protein, whose protein sequence is MKLKQNVRHFAARQALTLPVVGERVNDKLVDLHTRVFSEKADADHREERTDFLDDFFDATMDTYLAGLNEGFTEAEAREITHIQANFAFFNRGWVEMMEFPTDEVADHYERYADFFERHGITIDDPLGEFRPPAGIAEAPSTPEKLDEPEHPHAEGGFADDVYVETEDGVVVGGREEPEDVDVDKAPGA, encoded by the coding sequence ATGAAACTGAAACAGAACGTCCGACATTTCGCGGCGCGGCAGGCGTTGACGCTCCCGGTGGTCGGGGAGAGGGTCAACGACAAGCTGGTGGACCTGCATACGCGGGTGTTCTCGGAGAAGGCCGACGCGGACCACCGGGAGGAACGCACGGACTTCCTGGACGACTTCTTCGACGCGACCATGGACACGTACCTCGCGGGGCTGAACGAGGGATTCACCGAGGCGGAAGCCCGTGAGATCACGCATATACAGGCGAACTTTGCCTTCTTCAACCGGGGATGGGTCGAAATGATGGAGTTCCCGACCGACGAGGTAGCGGACCACTACGAGCGGTACGCGGACTTCTTCGAGCGACACGGGATCACCATCGACGATCCGCTCGGCGAGTTTCGGCCGCCGGCGGGGATCGCGGAGGCGCCGTCGACCCCGGAGAAGTTGGACGAGCCGGAACACCCCCACGCGGAGGGCGGGTTCGCGGACGACGTCTACGTCGAGACCGAGGACGGCGTCGTGGTCGGCGGGCGGGAGGAACCGGAGGACGTCGACGTGGACAAGGCACCGGGCGCGTAG
- a CDS encoding NAD(P)/FAD-dependent oxidoreductase, protein MIHVVGGGIAGLAAAYRLQGHGHEATVLEASDDLGGLAATYPTAGDDVEKFYHHLSKSEETIVDLAGELGLGDRVEWRVGKNAYYVDGIVHPLDTLPQIAAYPHLSLYDTLRLGLLTLEIDVRGGRPRFDTYDDLEAFEDVPIKRFLLDHTTRGVYENFFEPLLDAKFGDRKEDVSAAWLLGRIKFRGERDLRRGEILGYFEGGFAVLIDALVDAVGREHIETGSRAVDLGVTDGAVDSITVETESGTETRETDGVVVATMPNVLESLTGYACDVDFQGAVCAVVTMDEQLTETYWLNVAHDAPFGALIEHTNFVPPERYGGDHLLYVASYVQRPEEAVWRMDDAELRETWLDHVGEMFPAFDRSSVREFRVARNPRAAPVYERGYLEMVVPYDLEEEVADGVYYAGMASRAQYPERSLNGGVVAGFECADRIAGE, encoded by the coding sequence GACTCCAGGGGCACGGCCACGAGGCGACGGTGCTGGAGGCGAGCGACGACCTGGGGGGGCTGGCGGCCACCTACCCCACCGCCGGCGACGACGTCGAGAAGTTCTACCACCACCTCTCGAAGTCGGAGGAGACCATCGTCGACCTGGCCGGGGAACTCGGCCTCGGCGACCGGGTGGAGTGGCGGGTGGGCAAGAACGCCTACTACGTCGACGGGATCGTCCACCCGCTGGACACCCTGCCACAGATCGCCGCCTACCCCCACCTGAGCCTCTACGACACGCTCCGACTGGGGCTCCTGACCCTCGAAATCGACGTTCGCGGCGGCCGTCCCCGGTTCGACACCTACGACGACCTGGAGGCGTTCGAGGACGTCCCGATCAAGCGCTTCCTCCTCGACCACACCACCCGCGGCGTCTACGAGAACTTCTTCGAACCGCTGCTCGACGCGAAGTTCGGCGACCGCAAGGAGGACGTGAGCGCCGCGTGGCTGCTCGGCCGCATCAAGTTCCGCGGCGAACGCGACCTGCGACGGGGGGAGATCCTCGGCTACTTCGAGGGCGGGTTCGCGGTCCTGATCGACGCTCTGGTCGACGCGGTGGGCCGGGAACACATCGAGACGGGGAGCCGCGCGGTCGACCTCGGCGTGACGGACGGCGCGGTCGACTCGATCACCGTCGAGACCGAATCGGGAACCGAAACCCGCGAGACCGACGGCGTCGTCGTCGCGACGATGCCGAACGTCCTCGAATCGCTCACGGGCTACGCCTGCGACGTCGACTTCCAGGGCGCCGTGTGTGCCGTGGTGACGATGGACGAACAGCTCACGGAGACCTACTGGCTCAACGTCGCCCACGACGCCCCGTTCGGCGCGCTCATCGAACACACGAACTTCGTGCCGCCGGAGCGATACGGCGGTGACCACCTGCTCTACGTCGCGAGTTACGTCCAGCGCCCGGAGGAGGCCGTCTGGCGGATGGACGACGCGGAACTGCGGGAGACGTGGCTGGATCACGTCGGGGAGATGTTTCCCGCCTTCGACCGGTCGTCGGTCCGGGAGTTCCGGGTGGCGCGGAACCCGCGGGCCGCGCCGGTGTACGAGCGGGGCTATCTGGAGATGGTGGTGCCGTACGACCTGGAGGAGGAAGTGGCCGACGGGGTCTACTACGCGGGGATGGCGAGTCGGGCGCAGTATCCCGAGCGGAGCCTGAACGGCGGGGTCGTCGCCGGCTTCGAGTGTGCCGATCGGATCGCCGGGGAGTAG